A region of Streptomyces halobius DNA encodes the following proteins:
- a CDS encoding AraC family transcriptional regulator — protein MSRLTITMHHVRAALSGARRLGIDIVPLLQCAQIPPLLLGDDRARVTPEQFTRLVKALHHATDDEFLGLGPTPSRRGTFAMMCHACLGCRDLGSALDRAARFYGLFPGGPEMACETVTAGDGSVEAVFSVCNDLRRYEEGNFLSECVLIIGHRLASWLIGRRIPLRWARFAYPAPAHAHEYDILFGCPVRFGAERTAAGWDARWLAAPVVRDEAALAGMLRRAPADLLSRRDYGTTVAEQVRRTLVQALRTERPARLPEAGEVAARLAVSPATLRRRLQAEGTSYQRLKDTVRRDAAITSLVAGQEPIADLAARIGFSEDTAFHRAFRRWTGTTPGTYRLNGHAADSADRPERADRPD, from the coding sequence ATGAGTCGGCTGACGATCACGATGCATCATGTGCGGGCCGCCCTGAGCGGCGCGCGGCGGCTCGGAATCGACATCGTGCCGCTGCTCCAGTGCGCGCAGATCCCGCCGCTGCTGCTCGGCGACGACCGGGCGCGCGTCACCCCCGAGCAGTTCACCCGCCTGGTCAAGGCGCTCCACCACGCCACCGACGACGAATTCCTGGGCCTCGGCCCCACCCCCAGCCGCCGCGGCACCTTCGCGATGATGTGCCACGCCTGCCTCGGCTGTCGCGACCTGGGATCGGCGCTCGACCGGGCGGCGCGCTTCTACGGGCTCTTCCCCGGCGGGCCCGAGATGGCATGCGAAACGGTCACGGCCGGAGACGGGTCCGTCGAGGCCGTCTTCTCGGTGTGCAACGATCTGCGCCGGTACGAGGAGGGCAACTTCCTCTCCGAATGCGTGCTGATCATCGGGCACCGGCTCGCCAGCTGGCTGATCGGGCGGCGCATCCCGCTGCGCTGGGCCCGCTTCGCCTACCCGGCACCGGCCCATGCCCACGAGTACGACATCCTCTTCGGCTGCCCGGTGCGCTTCGGCGCCGAGCGCACCGCCGCCGGGTGGGACGCGCGCTGGCTGGCCGCGCCCGTCGTCCGGGACGAGGCCGCGCTGGCGGGGATGCTGCGGCGGGCGCCGGCCGATCTGCTCAGCCGCCGCGACTACGGCACGACCGTCGCCGAGCAGGTGCGGCGCACCCTGGTCCAGGCGCTCCGGACCGAGAGGCCGGCGCGGCTGCCGGAGGCGGGCGAGGTCGCGGCCCGGCTGGCGGTGAGCCCGGCGACGCTCCGGCGCCGGCTGCAGGCCGAGGGCACCTCGTACCAGCGGCTGAAGGACACGGTGCGCCGGGACGCGGCGATCACCTCGCTGGTGGCCGGGCAGGAGCCGATCGCCGACCTGGCGGCGCGGATCGGCTTCTCGGAGGACACCGCCTTCCACCGGGCCTTCCGCCGCTGGACGGGGACGACGCCCGGCACGTACCGGCTGAACGG